AATGCCCGCCTCTACATAACGGGGTCGAGCTTCCTGCAACGTTGGAAGGAAAGCGCATTCTATCCCGCGTTTCGTGATACAGCAAAACTCTACCGCTTTTATTTGCGGGTAAAGTCCATGACGGGAACCGGTAGGTTGACAGGCGACAGCAGCCACTTCTGGCCCATTAGGGAATTTGTCGAGGAATGTTTTCCAAAGGTGGTATCACAGGCCATTCTCATTGGAACACCAGGCCCTGCGCAAAAGCTTGTCGTACAACTTTGGGACAGGCAACATATCGTTGGATACCTCAAGTACGGCGAGGCACCACAAGCACAGGAGCATATAATCCGGGAGGCGGAGGTGTTGCGCGCGTTGCCATCGGGCATCGCGCCCGCCCTTCTGAAATCTGGTCAACTCGGCGCAGGGCAAGCATTAGTGCTGGCGCCAATTCCTGGACGGCCCGTGAAGGCGGCTTTTCCTCTGCACGACGGCATCCTTCCTCTCCTCTGCTCTTTTGTCAGCTCATCGCCGGTCGAGTTAAGAGATCATCCTTGGATACAAGACATCGAAGAACACCTGCCGAATGAGTCTTGGCTATCATCGCTAAGCCACCAGAACTGGCCCGTCGTATTTCACCATGGCGACTTTGCTCCCTGGAACATTATAGAGAGGCCCGATAAAAGCCTTGCCGTCATTGATTGGGAATATGGTACATGCCATGGATTTCCTCTTTTGGATCTCTCATTCTATTTGCTACAGGTCGGTCGTTTGATATATCGCTGGCCACCAATAAAAGCCAAGAACCATGCGATAACGGTTCTATTCCGGCAGCAGTTGCTCCGCCTTACTTACAACGAATCTGAGGCGCTTATTTGCTTGTGTGCCTATCAGCACCATCGGAGAATTCGGCGTCAAGGGCTATGCCCCGATTCGGATACGGAAGCTTGGTGGGGTGCCGTTTGGGAAAGTGGAAAATGAAGCGGTTGAAGGTTTTGATTTCGGCTTACGCCTGCGAACCGGGGAAAGGATCGGAGCCTGGAGTCGGTTGGAATGTCGCCCACCAGATGGCCCGATATCACGACGTCTGGGTTATCACCCGAACCAGCAATGCGTCGGCCATTAAAGCCGAGCTTGCCCGCCACCCTTCTCCAAACTTGCGGTTCCTCTACTACGACTTTCCGCAATGGACACGATTCTGGAAGCGCGGAGCGCGAGGGGTTCAGATTTACTACTATCTTTGGCAGTTGGGAATTTTTTTTGTCGCGAAGAAAGCGCACAAGCACATAGGTTTTGAGTTGATCCATCACGCTACATTCGTGAAGTACTGGGCGCCTAGTTTTCTTTCTTTGCTGTCTGTTCCATTTATTTGGGGTCCAATCGGTGGCGGCGAGTCTGCGCCAGAAGATTTTATGCAAGACTTCAGCCTAAAGGGGAAGGTTTACGAACGATGTAGAAATGTTGCTCGTTGGTTGGGTGAACACGATCCGTTTGTACGTCTCACTGCGAAGCGCAGCAGTATAATCCTGGCGACAACTAAAGAAACGGCCATGCGGATAAGCTCTTTTAGCCTCAAGGAAGCTAGGTTGCTTGGTGAATCGAGCCTCAGTGAATCAGATCTTAAGTCTGCACCCTTGCTCCCAGCCGACGATGAGCCGTTTCGGTTTATAGCAATCGGCCGACTTCTCCACTGGAAAGGGATCCACCTGGGATTGCGAGCATTCTCGTTATCCCGCGTGTCTCGTGCCGAATTCTGGGTAGTAGGCGACGGGCCTGAACGACAATACCTCGAGGCATTGGCTAGAAGTCTGCACGTAGCCGAGCGGGTTCGGTTTTTCGGGCGCCTTTCGCGCGAAAACAGTATGGAAAGATTAATGCGATGCCAGGTTCTTGTGCATCCAAGTTTGCACGATTCTGGGGGCTGGGTCTGCCTTGAAGGCATGGCCGCGGGACGACCAGTGATTTGCCTCGACATCGGTGGCCCTGGCGTCCAGGTGACCATGGAATCGGGTTTTAAGATACCGGCTGTGAATCCGCTACAGGCCGTCAGAGACATGGCAGATGCGATGAAACAGCTGGCCGCTGACAGATCCCTTCTGGTCCGCATGGGGAAGGCGGGACAGGAAAGAATCCGCGGGCACTATACCTGGAATCGAAGAGGGCAGGATCTGAATTTTTTGTATTCTAAGGTAACGGTTGCCCCAGCTACTGGAGGGAAAGAGGGTGCTACAGCCAAAATAAGAGAGACACTGCTGCGTGACTAAAGACAACTCTATCCTCAATGGGTATTCCACTATTCTCGCAGCGCTATTGGGCGGGGCAATGGGAATGTTGATTTTGCGTTACGAACGCGCGGCACTTAGCCTGATTGCACTCCCGTTTGGGGTGATGGCAGTCCGTGCGCTCACCCCTGCGCTTGCTAAATCCCTGCGCTTGCTGAAAGAACTCTCGTGGTGGCACGCCCTGTGGTTTTGCATGATGTTGAGTGGGCTTGTGTTCCGCATTCGTACCAGCGAGGCGGCAAATACGAACCCTCTCGACTTCCTCGCTGTGTTCCGACTTGGGCTCGTAGCCGTCATGGGCTTTGTCTTACTTTACCGCTTGATGCTGCGTAAGCCAGACTGGGTTCACTTCTTGATCAAAGGACTACCAGGCTTACTCACCGCATACACAGTCACCTGTCTGCTTTCTGTGATGTGGTCAACTTATCCACTGTGGACGTTCTACAAGTCGACCGAGTATTTAGTCGATATTGCATTGCTTGCTGCAGTGATAGCCTCAATTCACAGCATCCATGACATCAAAACATTTTTTGATTGGACCTGGTTGCTATTGTCTTCTTTGATCGTCACCGTATGGATCGGAGTTCTGATCTGGCCGGATTTGGCGGTATTGCACGACGTAGGAATGCTAGGCTTTGCGATCAGAGGCGTTTTCCCCGCATTCGAAACCAATGGTGTAGGGGAACTAAGCGCCATTTTGGCTAGTGTAGCCATCACGCGAATAATTTTCCATCCACACCACCGAGCGCTTTACTTCTTAGTGCTTCTCGTTGCTTTAACAACCTCTATTTTGACTCAGAGCCGGTCCCCACTTCTCGGCCTGTGTGTCGCAGCAGTACTCATCCTCTTTGCTAGCAGGCGAGTCGGCCTTCTGGTTGCGATTCCGGTTGCTGTATCAGCCATTTTTATGCTGACTTCGTCCTTGGATCAGCTAGGGACATTTCTTCTTCGAGGACAAAGGGATGAAGATTTTACCTCTCTCTCGGGGAGAACAAATTTGTGGGTATTGGGTTGGGAAATGTTCAAAATTCGACCTTTTCTCGGATACGGAGCATACGCGGGAGGCCGCTTCACAGGGATTGCCGATACGATGGCCGCAGGGAATTCCTCAATACTTAACACTTGGTTGGAAATCGTCCTTGGTGTAGGTTTACCGACCGGTCTCTTGATGGTTGCTGCCTTCGTCATGGCATGGGCGATCTTAATAAAGCAGGTCTGCACGACGACGCAAGACGACGTGACGCATTGTCTGACGGTAGAAGCTCTTGGGGTCTTGGCTATCATATCGGTACGATCGATGTTTACGGTGCACTTGATCTGGCATCCCCCCATCGCGTTCTTCCTCGTGGTGGGATATGCAGAATACCTTCGTCGCACATGCACAAAAAGTCTCCATGAGAATACTGTTAGTCCACAATTTCTATTTGCAGCCAGGCGGTGAAGATGAGGTTTTCGTTAGGGAGCGAAACCTTCTTCGGAAGAAAGGTCACCAAATCATTGAATATACCTCGAGTAATGCTGACATCTTACGGAATGGCAGTCTAACACTTCTGAAAAACACGATTTGGAACAGGTCTGTCCACGAGCGACTGCGTCGTCTAATCAAACATGATTCCATTGATATCGTACATTTCCATAACACCTTCCCACTCATATCACCATCAGCATATTATGCGGCTAGTTCAGAGGGTATTCCTGTTATTCAGACCTTACACAACTACAGGTTGCTGTGTCCGGCGGCCATATTTTTCCGTGACGGCCACGTTTGCGAATCCTGTGTTGGCAAGAATATCCCATGGCCGGGCATTATTCATCGGTGCTATAGGCAGAGTCTGGCATCCACGGTAGCAGTCAGCGCCATGTTAACCACTCATCGATGGCTGAAAACGTGGGGAAAAAAGGTCTCGGCGTATATCGCTCCGACTCAATTCGCGAGAAGCAAATTTATTGAAGGAGGGCTTTCGGCTGACCGCATCCGGGTTAAGCCGCATTTTCTTGATCACGACCCCGGCGTTGGTAGAGGGGAAGGACATTTTGCGATTTTTGTTGGGAGACTCTCACAAGAGAAAGGCCTTAGCCTATTGCTCAAAGCATGGGAAGAATTGGACGGCACGATCCAGTTAATCATTGTGGGAGACGGACCCCTAGCTCCTATGGTGGAAGAGGCTGCAGGTTACGATACGACTATCAGGTGGTTAGGAAGGAAGAACAAGAGCGAGACATACAAATTAATTGGCAGTGCAAGTTGTTTGATTTTTCCTTCCGAAGTTTATGAGACATTTGGGCTTACCATTATAGAGGCATATGCCGGTGGGACACCAGTCATAGCGTCTGATGTTGGCGCGGCAGCTGAACTTGTTAGAAACGGTCAGACGGGTTTTCATTTTCGGAATGGTTCAGTCGATGACCTGGTGAGAAAGACGCGTTTCTTTTTTGAGAATTCCGATATAGGTGCTGAGATGCGACAAAATGCCCGTACAGAGTATGAGCTAAAGTATTCGGCCGAACGCAACTATTCCTCTCTTATGGAGATATACAATCACTCCTTCTCGCTGAAATAGCTACCTTTCACACACAAGAACCACATGAGTATTTCTTAAGTCTCAAAGAGGTTACCGTGGGAGCATTATCTTATCTTTTCCGTTCTCCAACCATCGCGGAAGAGCGCGAATTTGAGAGAGCGCACATAGCGAACAGAAAAGACTGGTATTTTCAAACCAATCCACTAGATCGCATGAAAAATGATCCGGCCTATGAAGCTAAGGTCAACCTCATACGGAAGCATCTACCTGTTTCACCAGGACTCATCCTCGATATTGGAGGGAACGTCGCGGGAGAAGCGATTGTGCTGCAGCAATTCGGGAGGAGATTTTTAGTTGGGGATATTAATGACGTTGCGCTGGGTGTCTCAAAAAAAAGATGCGAGGTATTTGACCTGAAACAGCCACACTATCTTACGATGGATGTCCACAATCTCCCAATCAGGAGCGATTCCCTCAGC
The window above is part of the Nitrospira sp. CR1.1 genome. Proteins encoded here:
- a CDS encoding glycosyltransferase codes for the protein MRILLVHNFYLQPGGEDEVFVRERNLLRKKGHQIIEYTSSNADILRNGSLTLLKNTIWNRSVHERLRRLIKHDSIDIVHFHNTFPLISPSAYYAASSEGIPVIQTLHNYRLLCPAAIFFRDGHVCESCVGKNIPWPGIIHRCYRQSLASTVAVSAMLTTHRWLKTWGKKVSAYIAPTQFARSKFIEGGLSADRIRVKPHFLDHDPGVGRGEGHFAIFVGRLSQEKGLSLLLKAWEELDGTIQLIIVGDGPLAPMVEEAAGYDTTIRWLGRKNKSETYKLIGSASCLIFPSEVYETFGLTIIEAYAGGTPVIASDVGAAAELVRNGQTGFHFRNGSVDDLVRKTRFFFENSDIGAEMRQNARTEYELKYSAERNYSSLMEIYNHSFSLK
- a CDS encoding phosphotransferase, which produces MNPLAFLPPSCSLYPLPSRRNARLYITGSSFLQRWKESAFYPAFRDTAKLYRFYLRVKSMTGTGRLTGDSSHFWPIREFVEECFPKVVSQAILIGTPGPAQKLVVQLWDRQHIVGYLKYGEAPQAQEHIIREAEVLRALPSGIAPALLKSGQLGAGQALVLAPIPGRPVKAAFPLHDGILPLLCSFVSSSPVELRDHPWIQDIEEHLPNESWLSSLSHQNWPVVFHHGDFAPWNIIERPDKSLAVIDWEYGTCHGFPLLDLSFYLLQVGRLIYRWPPIKAKNHAITVLFRQQLLRLTYNESEALICLCAYQHHRRIRRQGLCPDSDTEAWWGAVWESGK
- a CDS encoding methyltransferase domain-containing protein yields the protein MGALSYLFRSPTIAEEREFERAHIANRKDWYFQTNPLDRMKNDPAYEAKVNLIRKHLPVSPGLILDIGGNVAGEAIVLQQFGRRFLVGDINDVALGVSKKRCEVFDLKQPHYLTMDVHNLPIRSDSLSTVTVIEALHHFYSYEQALSEIFRILEPGGKFVSLEPNGWDPIRRLSEVRDRFRGTIEKSFYQRQIRRLCQNVGFESVRIYPVSLLKSASKFSNRPPWRKSISSFYARLSHRYPVVFGNLLIEAYKPQ
- a CDS encoding glycosyltransferase; protein product: MKRLKVLISAYACEPGKGSEPGVGWNVAHQMARYHDVWVITRTSNASAIKAELARHPSPNLRFLYYDFPQWTRFWKRGARGVQIYYYLWQLGIFFVAKKAHKHIGFELIHHATFVKYWAPSFLSLLSVPFIWGPIGGGESAPEDFMQDFSLKGKVYERCRNVARWLGEHDPFVRLTAKRSSIILATTKETAMRISSFSLKEARLLGESSLSESDLKSAPLLPADDEPFRFIAIGRLLHWKGIHLGLRAFSLSRVSRAEFWVVGDGPERQYLEALARSLHVAERVRFFGRLSRENSMERLMRCQVLVHPSLHDSGGWVCLEGMAAGRPVICLDIGGPGVQVTMESGFKIPAVNPLQAVRDMADAMKQLAADRSLLVRMGKAGQERIRGHYTWNRRGQDLNFLYSKVTVAPATGGKEGATAKIRETLLRD